In Paenibacillus dendritiformis, the DNA window ACCGGGGATAAATGATTGTGCGGTGGCGGGTTAGCGGCGGATCAGCAGCCGATAGCAGCCGGCTGCCCCAAGCCCGCAGCAGGCGATGACGACGCCCATCGGCACGGCCGTATCGCTGCCGGCAATCCCGACGAGCGGCGCCGCCGCCGAGCCCGCGATGAAGGGCAGCAAGCCGAGCATGGCCGAGGCGCTCCCGGCCGTCTTGCCCTGGTTCTGCATCGCAAGGGAGAAGCCGGCGGTATTGACGACCCCCGTGCTGGATACCGACACGAAGAGCGGAAGCAGAACCGACCAGAGCGGCCCGTTCAGCAGAATCGAGGCCAGGAGCGCGAGGCTCCCGCCGCAGGACAGGATCAGCCCTGCGATGAACAGCCGCATTTCGCCATGGCGCGCAGCCAGCCGTCCCGTAATCTGGGTCGCCAAAATAAGACCGAACCCGTTGAGCGCGAAGAACAGGCTGAACGCCTGGGGCGATGCGCCATAAATATTTTGCAGGACGAAAGGAGAGCCGGAGATATAGCTGAACATGGCGGCAGAGACCAGCCCTTGCGTGCAGGCATAGCCCATAAATTCCTTATCCTTCACCAGTCCCCCGAAAGTGGACAAGGTCGTCCGGACGCCGCCGGACGAGCGCCGCTCCGGCGGGTGCGTCTCCGCCAGCCCGAAGTAAGCCGCAGCGATCATCAGCAGCCCCAATGCGCCCAGCACGGTAAATACGCCGTGCCATGACGTAAATTTGAGCAGCTGGCTGCCAATGATCGGAGCGGCGATCGGCGCCAGCCCGTTAATAAGCATAAGCAGCGAGAAAAACTTCGTCAGCTCCGAGCCAGAGTACAGATCGCGCACCATCGCCCGCGCGATAACGATCCCGCCGGCGCCGGCCATTCCCTGCAGAAAGCGCAGGGCGATCAAGCCCCACATGGACGGAACAACGGCGCACAAGAAAGAGACGACGGCGTACACCGTCAGGGACGCCAACAGAGGGCCGCGGCGGCCCCGCGCGTCACTGAGCGGCCCCATGACCAGCTGCCCGAGCGCCAGACCAAGCAGGCACGCCGTCAGGCTGAGCTGAGTCAAGGAGGTGCTTGCCTGCAGATCGGCGGCGAGCATCGGCAGCGACGGCAAATACATATCAATCGACAACGGCCCGATCGCCGTCATCGAGCCGAGCACGAGCGCGATCGCGAGTCTCCGCTTGCGCGGGACGGCCGCCACGGAAGCATTCAGATTTGTTCCAGGATTCATGTATGACAACCTTTCTCTATAAAATTGCAATTGTAACAATTATAGTTACAACTTGTGAGGGAATCAAGACTTGAATATTTCATCTTTTGCCTATAGAATCCACTGGATTCCGGAGGGCGTCTGGCGGAGGAACGGCGATCCGCCGCTCCGGCGGGCACTGCAGCCGATCGTGACCGGCAGGAAGCCGGGCACTTCACGTCGAAAAAAAAGAAATCAAAAGAAATTGGATGGAGGGATGGCCACCTATGAAAACATTCCGGATTATCGAGGAACGGGTTCAGGACGATATCTACGCATCGCAAGCCGAGACCGCCGATACCGAGGCGATTATGTCCTTGCTGTACCGCACAGCCGCCTGGCTGAACAGCAAAGGCTCGACGCAATGGAATGAGCTGCTGCAGGGCGTCGATGTTCACGGGATGGCGGATTCCATCGCCAAGGGAGACGTCTTCGTCTTCAAGCGCGGCAGTGTTCCGGCGGCCGTCGTCATGCTGCTTCAGCAGCCGAGCGCCTGGGACCGGGAGCTATGGAGCAGCTTGGGCGACAAGGGCGAAGCGGGCCATGACGAGTCCATTTATTTGCACCGTCTGGCCATCGACCGCGCCCTCGCCGGCAGCCGGCTGGGACATGCGGTGCTCCGCTGGGTCGAGACCGGTATCCGCTTCCCGGGCAAGCGGCGGCTCCGCCTGGACTGCAAGGCGGGCGTTCCGGCCTTGAACGCCTTCTACCGGGCGGAGGGCTACACTTTTCAAGGCGAGATCCCGAGGGGCTACCTGCTGTTCGAGAAGGAGCTCCCTCTGCAATAATCTGCCAAACACCCGCTAAGGGTGTTTTTCTTTGCCCCGAGCACCGGTAGCCCACGTCACCAGTAGACCACGCTTTCTTTGGTTCTGCTCTAGTTTCCGATATGCCGCCTTGTTGGGTTGCCTGTTGTGATTGGTTGATTCGGTTGTTGAATGTAACTGTAGGTCGATTGTTCATGATTTGGTGCTTTGTTCGGCTATTTGATGTAACTGGTGGTTCGATTGCTCATGATATCGTGCTTTGTTCGGTTATTCGATGTGACTGGTGGTTCGATTGTTCATGATCTCGTGCTTTATCCGGTTATTCGATGTGACTGGTGGTTCGATTGCTCATGATATCGTGCTTACCCGGTTATTCGATGTAACTATCAAACTCGTTTTTCTTGTCCGGCGCTTCTGCAATCACCACGACCCTACGCTCTCTCACTGCTCGCCTTGCGCAAAGCTGCAAAAATGCAGCATTCTCATCTCGCGTCTACTTCGCTAAAAAAATTCCTGCAAAACTGCAGGATTTCGGACGCTTCGCCCCCAATCAGCGCCGTAACCGGCGAAAATGATGCACTTTTGCAGCAATACCAGCCAAATTCAGCTCATCTCGCGTAAATTGCTGCATTTACGCAGGATTTCCCGCCTCTCCTTATCATCCGTCAGGCGCTGCTTCCTCCACGCGCCTTCTCCATCCCACCCCCCCCAGCCCGGCATAAACAAATCCCCCGAGATGACAGGGTCTCGGGGGATTTCCGCATGGGGGCAGAACCGCAATCACGCAGCCCCTATAACCGCGACAAAAGCGCGGGCCGATCCAGATGATACAGGTTGCGGTAGCGCGGGTACCGCTCCAGCAGCTCCGCATGCGGCCCTCTCATCTCGATGCGGCCGTTCTCGATGAAGATGACTTCGTCCATCTGCTCCACGCCGACGAGATGATGCGTAATCCAGAGCAGCGACTTGCCCTGCAGCGCGCCGAACATCGTGGCCAGCAGGGCGCGCTCGGTCTGCGGATCGAGCCCGACGGTCGGCTCGTCGAGAATGACGACCGGCGTATCCTGCAGCAGGATGCGGGCTAAGGCGATCCGCTGCCGTTCTCCGCCCGAGAAGCGTCCGCCCGTCTCCAGCATCCGGGTGTCATAGCCGTCCGGCAGCGAGTCGACAAGCGTCTCCAGGCCGACCTGGCGGACGACCCGGCGGATGTCCTCGTCCGAGGCATCCGGGCGGCCCAGCCGGATATTGTTCGCCACCGTCGTGTCGAACAGATGCGGGCTTTGGTTCAAGACCGCAATCATCTCAGGGATATGTTCCCCATATGAAGCTGCCGGGATGCCGTTCAGCAAGACTTGGCCTTCATCCGGCGCCAAGGCCCCCTGCACCAGCTTCAACAGCGTCGATTTCCCCGCTCCGCTGCGGCCGATGACCGCGATCCGCCGTCCTTGCGGGATATCGAGCGACAAGCCGTCCAGCGTCCAGGCGGCCGTCTTGTCATAGCGGTAGCGGACCTGCTCCAGCCGGATATGCGCCTCACCGGACGCCAGGGCCGTCTGCAGCTCCGCTTCCGGCGCCGGACGAACGGGCTGCTCGGCGGCCGGCCCGTCCAGCTTCGCGAGCCGATCCAGTGAATCCTGGTACTGCGGCAGCTTCTCCACCGCCTCCGATACGGGGAGGAAGCCGTCCATTAGCGGGAATACGACCAGGGTGAACGCCGCGATTAAGGTGGCAGCGATGCGCCCGTCCGCATATTGGCCTCCTGACCAGCAGAGCATGAGCACCAGCACGGCCGCGACGACGCACTGTCCCAGCAGCATGCGAAGCCGGGCCCAGCCGTTCAGGCGGCGCTCCATGCGGGCGACGGATTGCTCGCCCTCTTCATATTCGGCCGTGAACCGGGAAGCGCGGCCGCTAATGACCCAGTCGCTCATCCCCATCACCGCATCGGTCAGCCGCTGGTACAGCACGTTCCGCTCCTGCTTGATGCGGGTCTGCCAGGTGCGGGTAATCAGCAGAGACACCCAGGGCAGCACCGCGATCAGCAAGAGCAGCAGCAAGCCGATGAAGAGCGCGAACGGCAGATCGAACCAGCCGAGCGCCGCGATGCAGGCGGCATAGGCGACGAGCGCCACCGCGCCCGGGAATACCGTGCGCAGGTAGACATTTTGCAGCTGCTCGATATCATCCGCCAGCGTGCTGAGCAGATCCCCCGTCCGGAAGCGGGAGCGGAGGAACAGCGCCTGCGGCTCCAGGATGCGGTACATCCGCTCGCGCATCTGGGACGAAATGCGCAGCACCGCATCATGGCCGACCAGACGTTCGACATAATGGACCACAGCCCGCCCGATCCCGAACGTCCGGACAAGCACGATAGGCACGTAGACGAGCAAAATATTTTCCGGGCGCAGAGCCGACTTCGAAATCAGATAGCCTGACGTGAAGGTCAAGGAGGAGGCGCACAGCACCGTCAGCACGCCCAGGGCGATAATGACGGCGAAGCGTCCGGCATAGCGCCGCATATACGGCATAATCCAGCCTTCGCGGTTCATAGCGTCTCCTCCCCTTCCATGCAAATCATGTCGTAGTAGGCCCCCCGCTTGGCCAGCAGCTGCTCATGGGTCCCCGTCTCCGCCACCTTGCCGTCCTGCAGGACAATAATCCAATCCATATCCGGCATCCAGTGCAGGCGGTGCGTGGCCAGGAAGACGAGCCGATCCCGGAACAGATCCAGCATCGTCGACTTCAGTTCATACTCGGTCTCGATATCCAGATGCGCCGTCGGCTCATCAAGCAGCATAACCGGCCGGCTGCTCAGAAATGCCCGCGCCAGCGCAACCCGCTGCTCCTGCCCGCCGCTGAGCGAACGGCCTCCATTGCCGATGCGCTCGTCCAGACCGTTCGGAAGCTGTTCCGCCAACCGGCTCAGCCCCGCGGCGGCCATCGCCCGCGCGACCTTGTCATCGGTCGCGTCCGGAGCATAGAAGCGGACGTTATCCGCCAGCGAGGAGCTGAAAATGTAAGGATGCTGAGGAATGTACGTCGTCTGCTTCCGCCAGTCCTCTCCGGTCAGCGATGCCCGTTCCTGTCCGTCCACCCGGATCGTTCCCGCTGTCGGATGCAGGAAGCCGCCGATAATATCGATCAGCGTCGACTTGCCGGCCCCGCTCGCGCCGATGATGCCAACCTTGCGGAAGCCTTGAATCTCCAGATGAATCCCCTGAAGCGAGGATGGGCCCTGCTCCTCATGCCGCATCCCGATGCCGGTCATTTGCAGCACGCTATCCTGCGTCCAGGCCGGCAATGCCTGCGAGGCAGGCGCCGGCTCGGACTGCGCTCCCGCGCGGATAATGGCCTGCATCGCCTCGCCTGCTTCCTTCCCGTCCAGCGTCGCGTGGTAATCGGCCCCGACCATGCGGACGGGAAGGAAATATTCCGGCGCCAAGATAAGGATCGTCAGCGCGGTAACGAGCATCATGTCCCCGTCCACGAGACGCAGCCCAAGGCTGACCGCCACGGATGCGACGGACAGCATCGTGAAGAAGTCCAGGGAGAAGGAGGACAAGAAGGCGACGCGGAGGGTCCGCATCGTGGCCGAGCGGTATCGGTCGCTCACCTTCGAGACCGTATCTCCGTGCGAGCGGCTGCGTCCGAGGAACTTGAGCGTCTCCAGGCCGCGGAGCGAATCCACGAAATGGTTCGACAGCTGCCGGTACGACGCCCACTGCTTCTCGGTCTGCTTGCGCGCGGCCAGCCCGACAAGAATAAGGAAAGCGATAAGAATCGGCATCGTCACTGCCAAGATCAGGGCGGCGACGATATCCTGGGTCGCAATGTACGCGAGGATAAGCACGGGCGTCACTGCGGTTCCGATCATGCGGGGCAGGAACAGCTCCATATATTTGCGGAATTTCCCGACCCCTTCGAGCACAAGCGTTACCGTCGTGCCCGTACCCTCTGTCCGGGTATGCCGCGGCCCGAGGCGGAACAGCGCCTCCAGCAGCTGGCTCCGCAGGCTGGCGCCGGTCTTCTCGGCGAATCGGTAAGCCACCTTCTGCTGCAGCAGTGCCGTCAACTGGCGCACGATAAAAGCAAGCAGGAACAGCCCGATCTTGCCGGCTTGTTCCTGCCATGCCGCCCCGGCGAACAGGGCGGAAATTGCTTCTGCCAGCCAGATGGCCAGCATAATAATAGATAGGGTGTGCACCAGGGCAATGGCGGTCAGACTGGCAAGAACCGGCTTGATCCCTTGGTAGCCGAACAGATTCTTGCCCATTAGTATTCGAGATGCTGCTTCTCGTTCACGCGCTTATGGAAGACGAAGTAGCTCCAAATCTGGTAACCGAGCACGAATGGCAGCAAGGTCACCGCTACGATCGTCATCACTTTGAGCGAATAAGCGCCCGAAGCCGCATTATGAATCGTCAGGTCGAATGCACTGTTGATGGAGCTGATCATCACCCGCGGGAACAAGCCGATAAAGACGGATGCGATCGAGAGCAAAATAATGCCTCCGGTCATGCCGAATGCCCAGCCGTCCTTCTTCTGCTTCATGAAGTATCCGGCGAGCAGGAAGACGATTAGACCAAGGACGGCGATGACAGCCAGGATGGCTCCGCGAACCTGGAACACGTCGGTCATGAAGTAGGTCATGACAGCGAACAAGACGAGCAGCGCGGCGAGCGGAATCATCAGCTTCCGGCCGAGACGGCGTGCGCGCGCCTGCAGATCCCCCTCCGTCCGCAGCGTCGTGAACATAAGGCCATGCACGAGACAGAGCACCGTAACGGTAATGCCGCCTACTAAGGTATAGAGATTCACCATGTCGAACAGGCCGGCTTTCATCTCCATCTGCTGATCGATTGGAAGGCCTTTAATCAGCCCGGCGAAGACGACGCCGAACAGGAACGGAGGCAGCAGGCTGCCGACGAAAATAGCCAGATCCCATGTTTTCTTCCAACGCTCGCTGTCCACCTTGCCCCGGAATTCGAAAGCGACGCCGCGCACGATAAGCGCAAGCAGCACCGCGACGAGCGGCACATAATAGCCGCTGAACAAAGTCGCGTACCAGTTCGGGAAGGCGGCGAACATCGCCCCGCCGGCGGTCAGAAGCCAGACTTCATTGGCATCCCAGAACGGGCCAATGGAGTTGATTAGCACCCGGCGCTCTCCATCAGTGCGAGCCAGGAATTGAGTCGACATGCCAACCCCGAAGTCGAAGCCCTCGAGGAAAAAGAAGCCGACGAACAACACAGCGACAAGAACGAACCATAATTCATTGAGTGAGAGCATGACGTTCCTCCTTATCGAATGGATCGTGAGACACGCGGACAGTAACATCCTCGTTCGGTCCTTTTTTGATTACGCGTACGAACAGGTAGACCATCACGATAGCTAACACCGTGTAAATGGCAGAGAAGGCAATCAGGGAGAACAGCACCGAGCCTCCCGATACGCTAGGCGAGATACTGTCTTCCGTCGTCATCAGCCCGAATACAGTCCACGGCTGGCGCCCGATCTCGGTCATAATCCAGCCCGCCGTATTGGCAATGAACGGCAGCGAGATGGCATACAGCATGAAGCGCATGAACCATGTGTTCTTCCGATCCAGCTTCTTGCGCGCCATCAAGTAGACACCGTACAAGCCAAGCACAATCATCAGCGAGCCGGCAGCGACCATGATGCGGAAGCTCCAGAAGGTCGTGCGCACCGGCGGAATATAATCGCCAGGTCCGTATGTTTGTTCGTATTCTGCCTGCAGCTCCTTCATCCCCTTGACGTCTCCGGAGAATTTGCTGTAGGACAGGAAGCTAAGCAAGTATGGAATCTTCACTTCCATCTTGTTCTCTTGCTTGTCCGGATCAATCGACGCGATAACCGTCCATGGCGCCGGGTCCTCACTGCGTTCCCACAGGCTCTCGGCCGCAGCCATCTTCATCGGCTGTGTATGCACCAAGTACTGCGCTTGCTGGTGGCCGAAGATCGCGACCAGGAACGACGAGATCAAGGCGACCACGATACCCAGCTTGAAGGATTTTTTGAAAAACTCAAAGTCTTGGCGACGCAGCATCTTATACGCACTGACACCCGTAATGAGGAAGGCGCCTGTCGCAAATGCGCCCAGCACCGTATGCGGGAATTCCACCAGCAACTGGCCGTTCGTAATCAGCGCGAAGAAATCATTCATCTCGGCCCGGCCATTGTTGATAGCGAAGCCGACCGGACGCTGCATGAACGAGTTGGCCGCGAGAATCCAGAAAGCGGACATCGTCGTTCCGATTGCCACAAGCCAGATGCACAGCAAATGCACCTTCTTGCTCAGCCGCTCCCAACCGAAGATCCAGAGCCCGATGAACGTAGACTCCATGAAAAAGGCAAGCAGCGCCTCGATGGCAAGCGGGGCGCCAAACACGTCTCCGACGAAGCGGGAGTAGTTGGACCAGTTCATGCCGAACTGGAATTCCTGAATGATACCGGTCACGACGCCGACGGCGAAGTTGATAAGGAACAATTTACCCCAGAACTTGGCCATTTTCTTATACTCTTCATTGCCCTTGGCGACGTACATTGTCTCCATAATGGCAATCAGCAGCGCCAGCCCGATGGATACCGGGACGAAGAAGAAGTGAAAAATCGTCGTCGACGCAAACTGGATGCGTGATAAGATTAGCGTATCCATTTTTTCGTTCCACCTTTCTTTATTATGGGGAGTTCAAAAAAGGGTGCCTCTTGGAACACTATGTAACTCAGAAGCTAACTTTTTGAACATCCTCTTTCGAGGCCCTGCCAGCACGGTTCGGGCAGCCGTCTTCGCCCTATGCGCCTGGCATAAGCCGTTGACTGCGTTACGAGGAACAGCCTGATCAATGACAAACGTTACAGGACTCAGTGTTATTTTGTCAGATGACAGGCAGGGCTAATGTGACTTTAATCACATCTTATCAGAATAGAGTGAGCAAATTGCGAACTTTGTGCCATTGTTCACAAAAGCTTAAAAATTAAACTTGAGCTGGAAGAGAAAAGGCATAGCATTACCGCAAAAGGAAGCGGTTGAGATCTACTTTTTCTTTATGTTTTTCCATAAAATACTATCAAGAATTGTGCAAAAAGAGGCCTTGAGAGCCAAAGCTACATCAAGGAATCAAGTTGATCAGTAATAAGAACACAAAATAGCCGTGAGGGATCACGGCCAAGTCACGTCAAAAATATAAAATTTTTATTCCAACGACCTAACTTACTTTAGAAAGTTCCACGGTCAAAATAAACATGAACGCAAAAAGGATCAACATCCAAATCGCGACATTCAAATTTTTTCTAATCTCGAACATACCAATAATCCAAAGCATGGCGGTGATCGAAACCATAGCCCGGAAATGCGAACTAGGCGTATTTGTGATAATCCCTTCTATGGCAGGCAAAAGAACGATTGTGTGTAAAAAAACCGACCACCCCCGAAAACGATCCTGCATCCCGGGAGTGGACGGTTATCATCCGATTCAGTTAATGATTCTTCTTCCCTACCGTCACAATGGTATCCGCCTTAATTGCATTCGCCCGCTGATCCTTGTTGTACAGCCAGTAGGAGGGCGTGTCCGTCGCGTGTTGAATCCGCAGGCGGAATTCCTTCTTCGGCAGCCGATCCCATTCGATAATGAGCCTATTGCCGTCGACGGTGACATGCTCCGGAGAGACGGGCGTCTCCCCCTCTTCGGTTATGATATGGAGGCTGCCGGGAAGCTTGGCGGAGGACTCGTCGATTCGCTTCTGGAACGAGATGACTGCCTTGTCATGCCGCGGGCGGGCCACGGTGACCGGAACGGGCGCTTCCTCGTACATATATTTGCCGAGATGATATTCATAGGCCGTCCAAGTACGGAACCCCATCTGCGCCGCCTCGCGGCCGAACGAGTCGTACCAAGCGCGGTCCTTCACCATGGCCAGCGACGACCCGATGTCGGCCTGGACGCCAAGCGGAATCGTCGGATGAACGGAGCGAATCTGATCGACGAAGCTCTGATAGCTGCGGATATACTGCGGCGGAAGCGCGTCCTGGGGCTTAATCCAGTCGGGCCAGTGCGTCTGCAGGATATGCAGATCCGGCCGGACCGCCGCTATCATCTCTGCGGCATCGAGGCCCTGCATCTCGCGCAGCGCCTCCACCGAATCCGGGCCCGCGTCGATCGCGAGCGACCAAGTCGCGACGAGAATATCCTTTCTTGCGTCCCGGACCCCGCCTTTTCCGTTCATCAGTTCATCGAGAAAGCGGTTGACGGCCTCGACCCGGAACTCGATCCAATCCTCATACAGCTCGACATTCGTCAGATAGAAGTCGGGATCATCCGGATCGGTGAAATTCGGAATGCGGTCATATCCGTACTGTTCGCGGAAGGCCGCTTGGGCCAGCGGGCCGACATCGCCGTATACGCCGCGATCGATGCCGTCCCACTCCGGGAAGTATGGCTCCGCGACTTCAATGCCGTCGAACGGGATATCCCGGACCAGGCTCGCCAGCTTTTCCTTCTTCCACTGCACATAAGCTTCGCTGTGCGGGGAGAAGCGGTAGTACCCGTCATTGGCCGGGGTCAACAGCTCCATCTGCCAGCTCGGCCAATCGCCCGGGAAGCCTTCGACCGAGTAAGATCCGTTGCCGAGGACCAGCGCCCAGACGAACAGCCCTCTCTCCTGAAAAGCCTCGACAAGCTCGCGGTTAACATGATTCTCATTCACGACGAAATACCGGACGGACTTGTACCCGTTCTGCACAATCTCGTCGGCGATGCTCGCCGCAGAGCGCTCTTGATAATAACGGAACCCCGGATCCACCTGAATGGTCGGCCCCGCCAAGGCCGAAGCCTTGCCTAACCCAAGGGCCGCTCCTGAACCCTGTTCACCTTGCCCGGCGGCTTGCCCGCTTCCGGCAGGCAGCAGCCAGAAGAGGACGGATAGTGCCAGCAGGCGGATTCCCGCTTGGCGGGACGAGCGGCGCCGGCGGAACATGAACATATTGAACACCTCCTATAACGGATCTAAAGCTGCTCCAAGCTGCTCCCTCCACAGCACCTATGACAGTTCGACCCACTCATTAGGCCGCCGGGCTGCCAGCAAGCCATACTCGATGATGGTGATGACGGAGATGGTCTGGGCGGAAGGAACCGGGACCTGCCCCGTCTCGAAGAAGGCAACCAGCTCCTGAATAAACAGCTGGAAAAAATCCGATTCCGGCTTCAGGATCCGGCAGCTCCCCGAATCGTAGGCAACCGCGGTCGTGAACGGACAATCGCTGCCCAGATGATGCATCGTCGCCTGCCGGCCATCCTTGAATTCGATCAGGAGCGCAGGCGCGATCTGGGTCCCGACGAACATGACGCGCTTCGCTTCCGTTCCCATCAGCGAGACGATCGGTTCGATCTGATGGATGGAATAATTCTCGAACGCGCCGGGACCCCAGGTGCAGATCGTCTCGATTCCGGAGCGCTCGGCTTCGCGGTATTCCGCCGCGAACCGCAAGGCCGACGAGGAGTACATCGGCGTGCCGTACTGTTCAGCCCGCTCGAACAGGCGGAGCGCAGCAGCGCGGTCCGGAGCGAAGGTCTTGTCGATGTAGGTCGGCTTTCCCGATGCCAGCGGCAGCTCGGCGAGCGCTTCATGATGCTCGGGGTTGTCAGGCGACAGCACGATGAGATAATCGCTCTCCGCCACGACCTCTTCCACCGTATGGCGCAAGGCGATCCCATGCTTCCGGCACCATGCCGCGTTGGTCAACCCGCGTTCGGCATCCTTCATCCCGTAAGCATATGCGACTTCCATCGTTCCGCCGGAAGCGGCTCGAATCCAGTCCGGGTACTTGTTGGCATGCCATTCGTCCAAATAATAATCGATGAACCCGATCTTCTTCATGCCCGCGCTCCCTCTTTCGCGAATGAAATCTCTCGCCCTTGCTCCGAAGAATCATAGATGGCCTGAATCATTTTGGCCGTCAGGATGACCGTATCGATATGGGACGGCAGCCGCTCGCCCGACTTGACGCAGGCGAGGAAGCTGTTGATCTCGTTCCGGAAATGATCGGTCTTCGTGAATTTCGGGGTGCTCTCCAGCAGGGCGCCATGCTTGGCGCTGTAGATCGTGAACTCGGCGCCGTACTGCAACCGGATGCCCGCCTTGTCGCCCAGGAAATCGATAT includes these proteins:
- a CDS encoding N-acyl-D-glucosamine 2-epimerase, whose protein sequence is MFMFRRRRSSRQAGIRLLALSVLFWLLPAGSGQAAGQGEQGSGAALGLGKASALAGPTIQVDPGFRYYQERSAASIADEIVQNGYKSVRYFVVNENHVNRELVEAFQERGLFVWALVLGNGSYSVEGFPGDWPSWQMELLTPANDGYYRFSPHSEAYVQWKKEKLASLVRDIPFDGIEVAEPYFPEWDGIDRGVYGDVGPLAQAAFREQYGYDRIPNFTDPDDPDFYLTNVELYEDWIEFRVEAVNRFLDELMNGKGGVRDARKDILVATWSLAIDAGPDSVEALREMQGLDAAEMIAAVRPDLHILQTHWPDWIKPQDALPPQYIRSYQSFVDQIRSVHPTIPLGVQADIGSSLAMVKDRAWYDSFGREAAQMGFRTWTAYEYHLGKYMYEEAPVPVTVARPRHDKAVISFQKRIDESSAKLPGSLHIITEEGETPVSPEHVTVDGNRLIIEWDRLPKKEFRLRIQHATDTPSYWLYNKDQRANAIKADTIVTVGKKNH
- a CDS encoding cytochrome ubiquinol oxidase subunit I; protein product: MDTLILSRIQFASTTIFHFFFVPVSIGLALLIAIMETMYVAKGNEEYKKMAKFWGKLFLINFAVGVVTGIIQEFQFGMNWSNYSRFVGDVFGAPLAIEALLAFFMESTFIGLWIFGWERLSKKVHLLCIWLVAIGTTMSAFWILAANSFMQRPVGFAINNGRAEMNDFFALITNGQLLVEFPHTVLGAFATGAFLITGVSAYKMLRRQDFEFFKKSFKLGIVVALISSFLVAIFGHQQAQYLVHTQPMKMAAAESLWERSEDPAPWTVIASIDPDKQENKMEVKIPYLLSFLSYSKFSGDVKGMKELQAEYEQTYGPGDYIPPVRTTFWSFRIMVAAGSLMIVLGLYGVYLMARKKLDRKNTWFMRFMLYAISLPFIANTAGWIMTEIGRQPWTVFGLMTTEDSISPSVSGGSVLFSLIAFSAIYTVLAIVMVYLFVRVIKKGPNEDVTVRVSHDPFDKEERHALTQ
- the cydD gene encoding thiol reductant ABC exporter subunit CydD; protein product: MGKNLFGYQGIKPVLASLTAIALVHTLSIIMLAIWLAEAISALFAGAAWQEQAGKIGLFLLAFIVRQLTALLQQKVAYRFAEKTGASLRSQLLEALFRLGPRHTRTEGTGTTVTLVLEGVGKFRKYMELFLPRMIGTAVTPVLILAYIATQDIVAALILAVTMPILIAFLILVGLAARKQTEKQWASYRQLSNHFVDSLRGLETLKFLGRSRSHGDTVSKVSDRYRSATMRTLRVAFLSSFSLDFFTMLSVASVAVSLGLRLVDGDMMLVTALTILILAPEYFLPVRMVGADYHATLDGKEAGEAMQAIIRAGAQSEPAPASQALPAWTQDSVLQMTGIGMRHEEQGPSSLQGIHLEIQGFRKVGIIGASGAGKSTLIDIIGGFLHPTAGTIRVDGQERASLTGEDWRKQTTYIPQHPYIFSSSLADNVRFYAPDATDDKVARAMAAAGLSRLAEQLPNGLDERIGNGGRSLSGGQEQRVALARAFLSSRPVMLLDEPTAHLDIETEYELKSTMLDLFRDRLVFLATHRLHWMPDMDWIIVLQDGKVAETGTHEQLLAKRGAYYDMICMEGEETL
- the cydB gene encoding cytochrome d ubiquinol oxidase subunit II is translated as MLSLNELWFVLVAVLFVGFFFLEGFDFGVGMSTQFLARTDGERRVLINSIGPFWDANEVWLLTAGGAMFAAFPNWYATLFSGYYVPLVAVLLALIVRGVAFEFRGKVDSERWKKTWDLAIFVGSLLPPFLFGVVFAGLIKGLPIDQQMEMKAGLFDMVNLYTLVGGITVTVLCLVHGLMFTTLRTEGDLQARARRLGRKLMIPLAALLVLFAVMTYFMTDVFQVRGAILAVIAVLGLIVFLLAGYFMKQKKDGWAFGMTGGIILLSIASVFIGLFPRVMISSINSAFDLTIHNAASGAYSLKVMTIVAVTLLPFVLGYQIWSYFVFHKRVNEKQHLEY
- the cydC gene encoding thiol reductant ABC exporter subunit CydC, with product MNREGWIMPYMRRYAGRFAVIIALGVLTVLCASSLTFTSGYLISKSALRPENILLVYVPIVLVRTFGIGRAVVHYVERLVGHDAVLRISSQMRERMYRILEPQALFLRSRFRTGDLLSTLADDIEQLQNVYLRTVFPGAVALVAYAACIAALGWFDLPFALFIGLLLLLLIAVLPWVSLLITRTWQTRIKQERNVLYQRLTDAVMGMSDWVISGRASRFTAEYEEGEQSVARMERRLNGWARLRMLLGQCVVAAVLVLMLCWSGGQYADGRIAATLIAAFTLVVFPLMDGFLPVSEAVEKLPQYQDSLDRLAKLDGPAAEQPVRPAPEAELQTALASGEAHIRLEQVRYRYDKTAAWTLDGLSLDIPQGRRIAVIGRSGAGKSTLLKLVQGALAPDEGQVLLNGIPAASYGEHIPEMIAVLNQSPHLFDTTVANNIRLGRPDASDEDIRRVVRQVGLETLVDSLPDGYDTRMLETGGRFSGGERQRIALARILLQDTPVVILDEPTVGLDPQTERALLATMFGALQGKSLLWITHHLVGVEQMDEVIFIENGRIEMRGPHAELLERYPRYRNLYHLDRPALLSRL
- a CDS encoding multidrug effflux MFS transporter; translation: MNPGTNLNASVAAVPRKRRLAIALVLGSMTAIGPLSIDMYLPSLPMLAADLQASTSLTQLSLTACLLGLALGQLVMGPLSDARGRRGPLLASLTVYAVVSFLCAVVPSMWGLIALRFLQGMAGAGGIVIARAMVRDLYSGSELTKFFSLLMLINGLAPIAAPIIGSQLLKFTSWHGVFTVLGALGLLMIAAAYFGLAETHPPERRSSGGVRTTLSTFGGLVKDKEFMGYACTQGLVSAAMFSYISGSPFVLQNIYGASPQAFSLFFALNGFGLILATQITGRLAARHGEMRLFIAGLILSCGGSLALLASILLNGPLWSVLLPLFVSVSSTGVVNTAGFSLAMQNQGKTAGSASAMLGLLPFIAGSAAAPLVGIAGSDTAVPMGVVIACCGLGAAGCYRLLIRR
- a CDS encoding GNAT family N-acetyltransferase, which gives rise to MKTFRIIEERVQDDIYASQAETADTEAIMSLLYRTAAWLNSKGSTQWNELLQGVDVHGMADSIAKGDVFVFKRGSVPAAVVMLLQQPSAWDRELWSSLGDKGEAGHDESIYLHRLAIDRALAGSRLGHAVLRWVETGIRFPGKRRLRLDCKAGVPALNAFYRAEGYTFQGEIPRGYLLFEKELPLQ